The following DNA comes from Capsicum annuum cultivar UCD-10X-F1 chromosome 7, UCD10Xv1.1, whole genome shotgun sequence.
aatatgaataataattctCACTCCgcttagttgatcatttatttcttttaaaaaaaattgagtctatttaatcaagaaaaatttaaaacaaataaataattgtcatattatagagaaataatttttaaaaaatgtaaagcACACTATGTAAGAACATCATAGACTGTTGACAATATAATTTAagattttcaaattatatatttatttgacaataattttttctatttaaattaatcCGTCTGTAAATTGAACAATTACAAAATAGCATAAATGTAGTTCACATTCGAAACTATCAACCAACATAAGGGAATAAATGATATTTAAGCACTTGATCCGCATACGCAAAGTAAAAAAAGTTGGCCAATTAAATGTAACATAACAACCAAAATTGTAGtgattaaatttaaaatgaaactaaaagaaaaaattaataaaaagaatttaGGGGTAGTTGAGTCATTTAATTCTCTTATCCATGTATTATTAAGCCATGGATAAGTAATCTCATGGTTTCTAAGGGGATAATACACTTtatagggatcgtttggtagagtgtattaacaaaaataatgcatgtattaattaatgtgtatcatgaataccttgtttggtgtaatttttagtcaatgtataactaatgcaagcattagttatacactttattgtgtattaaggtgtgcATTATTAATACCActcattttctatgtattagtaatgcaaagtctttaatacatgcattaacttattaaatgactttaatacccctcaattttcctctcaaaatatttcaccattcctttttccgtcattttaatttgcaacagtgaattttttcaaaatattttacaatttttttcccacaattttaatctacaacaatgaataattgatttaaataattgtaacatatttttattttgcttcGAGAgtctttgaaaagattaaaaaacaattgagactatttcttaattttacgttatatattttatttttgtttcgactatgttaatccgttgGCATAATATTTTTTGAACTGGTGATATGTAATGCTATCATACGAATGTATAATGTGATTTGTTATGTATTGGTTAATGTATAATTAAATTGTGCCAAATGAAGAAATATATGATGCATTGGTTTAACAGATTGTGAACTCATTTGTCTGTTATTactgattttttaattaaaaattttgaatgtataatttaaattatacattcagagatatgtataatataattGTGAcattgaaagttttttttttttattaatatattatgttttaatatttCTGTTTTATACATTGATTAAGTTTTTATGAGTTGTTACAGATatgtactgataacatgaatacatactttatgaaatttaattctttgattaatgtgttgtattatttgtttttggttatttaaaaaatgaatgtataatttatattataCATTCAGAGATATGTATAATATTACTGGACAGTTGCTGGAAtacatttattttctttctattcgCTAGATTAATACTTTTAGTTAATAGAATGACtaagtttttatattttgatgaagCTATGTACTCATTTGTCGTAACGAATATTGTCAATGGGTCATGAAGGCTTCTTGTATGAATGAATTAGAATTGTTTGTGATTAAAACATTTGTTTCAGAGCATAGTTGCAGTCTTAGAGACCGAGTGCTGAATAATGTGGTTGCGATAAGTaattttgtgagtgaatttacTGCTCCAAAATTAATCAATCACAAAAGAATACACACCCCCGCGGACATTATCGAAGAGATGAAAGTTGTTTACGGAGTCGACATTAACTACATGAAAGCATGACATGCAAAAGAGAAGGCGATTGCGATGCTTAGAGGTGGACCAGCAGATGGATATAGAAAAATGTCccattaaatatatatgttgaACCAAGTGTATTCCCAATCGCACATTCGGATGCATAAGGCAGTAGATAAtgagtttaaatacttgtttattgcatTGCGTCCGATGATTAGGGATTTTGAATTTTGTAGACCAGTTGTTGTTGTTGACGGGGCACATTTAAGCGGTCCATATGAAGGAACATTTGTATCAGCAAGCACATTAGATGGTGCAGGTATTGtgcgtttaatttttttttgtgttgtactttttttttgttttgttatttactATATATTATTTATCTTATACATTGTTAAATTTTTGTGCAggtaaattattgttatttactatttttttaaaaaaatgattgactttttaaatttatatgtAGGTTGTATTCTGCCATTAGCTTACGGTGTTGTTGATTCGGAGAATGACAACGCGTTAATTTGTTTTTTTCAAAAGTTTAGAGAGGAATTTGGTGAAAGAGACAACATGTGTGTTGTTTCAGACAGAAATGAAAGTATCATAAAAGGTGTAAGCATTGTTTATCCTAATGTCCTTCATCTAGCATGTATATGGCATTTATGGAAAAACGTTTGCACCCATTTTAGGAAAAGAAAAGATAGACTTAGTGACCTTTATTATTCCATGGCTAAATCttataaaaaatgagattttgaatATATTACGTCAAAGGTTGCTAAGGTTGATCAAAGAGTTAAGGAATATCTAGAGGAAGATGGATATGAAAAATGGGCTAGGTGTCACTCACCAGTAAATAGAGGTAgaatgatgacttcaaatatagCCGAATGTATTAATGGTTGTTTGGTTGAGGCTAGAAAACTTCCTATTCTAGGTTTCCTAGAAGAAGTTAGAATCTTATTTGCTGCATGGAATTGTAAGAACAACGAAATTGCATCATATACAAATACAACTCTTGGCAGAAGATTTGaagaaattctaactcataatgGTGTTAAAGCTTTGCGGATGATGGTATGTGTTAAAATAATTATGGAACATAAACTTTGTTTTACATTAAgtgtatattaatatttttgtatctGAAACATGTTATGCCTTTTGGTAACAGGTTAAACCAGCAGGGAGttatctttattgtgtttatgattCGGGACGGAGGTACATTGTAGATATTAAGCGTGGTACGTGTAATTGTGGTTgatatcaaattgatgaaataccttATCCACATGAAATTGTcgtattaaaaagtaaaaatgtgGATGTAAAGGATTATGGTCGTTATTGCGCTGAATTGTACAGGCCACAAACCATAGTGAAGACATATAAACTCCCGATAATTCTAATGCCAGACAAGAAGGATTGGAATGTTCCATGttttgttgatgatgaagaagTTTTGCCGTCCAAATATCGAAGACCTCCTGGAAGGCCAAAAAAAGGAAGGCACATCGAAGACCTCCTGAAAGGCCAAAAAAAGGAAGACATCTGAAATCTAGTGAATCATTGTCTTCAAATTCAAACCGATGTGGTAAATGTGGAAGAACCGGTCGCAATCGTATGACGTGTGGTTTCTTTCCAAAGGAATCAtgataaagataatatttttttctacatgTTGATGGTTTGTTTGTTTTTAGTAGTATAATCAGTTTAATTAGATTTCTTTGGAATGCTGGAacaattaattttaagttttttggtTGCTATTTGAGTTTCACTTgttcatttaatatttaatagtatTTGAACAGattgtgtaattttttatttatcatatttcataaCTATATCACTGTAATTTTCAACTGATTGGTATATGTGTTATGTTGACCGGAAAATATAACATTCGcttaaaaaatagttgaaacataATCTGTATGAACTGTTATACGTTAGTATTACTGAGTAAGAAATGTATAATTTAGTGTTATACGTTGTGTTGGTGTATTATCTTTCACAGGAAAAAATATCATTCTATTCAATATGAATTGTTACATGTTATACGTTTATataaagaatgattttgttcATTTAAGAATGTGTAAATTAGATTATACATTTGTATCATTGTATGAAATTGTGTAATAATTTATAAAAGTGATTTTGGTAAACtatgtttgataattttgtttaagaaaatataaagtgtgacaacAGGATACTATATGTAATGTGTAACATATATTTAACGTATTAATAATTAGTGTAATGTAGTTTTACCTGAAAAGAAAATTTAtgttacattaaaaatattatgtgttCAAATGTAATggcaatatatttttattttttgtttgtacACGTCGTAAAAAAAGAATATAAGGTAAACTCAATTTCGACTAAGAAAAATTTTGTATCATAACAGTATTGTGTAAGAAACTGCTAATcaattgtttcaaaaaaaaaaaaaaagacatacatAAAATGTTCATTAACCATAAGAAAGTATTACTGAAAATGTGTAACATTAAacaccaaaaataagaaatagttcTATCAATGCCAACAATTAGAAAACAttgctactctaaagtaacaattgcaTTTGCTTCAATTTCTTTGATAACACTTTTCCTTGGTCGAGGCGGATCTCcattatcactcgtgtacccttcattttccttttccaCTCCGTAATGCCACAGTAAGAAAGCATAGCGTGCACGTTGACATGCAGAATCAAACTCACATGAATGAACTTGTAGTCCTTCACTTAATATTTTTGCATAGGCACACACAAATACGCCACAGTCCCtgaattcaaataataataataataataataataataataataataataataataataatcagtaAATCAATTCTAACAttattatacatgaaaaataaactgTAATTTATTTACAAACTATCAGACGTTTTTTGTGGGATATTTTGTACATAGTCAATATCAAATGGTATTTCATTTATAAGACCAGTTTGCTGAGTAATCTTCCCTTTGTAAGCTTCAAGTGATGGCCAGTTAGTTCGCTCGGTCTTATCATAAAAGTCATTGTCTGACAAGTAAGTTGGAAGCATAactgcaagcttttgtatttcaattggaggttcttttttccttttacttgAAAGTGAGTCATACACACGTATTAATCTTTCCTTCTAAACAATCACCGTCAATACCCAATGAAATTCTTTACCGCAGTTAATTGGAACATATACCTTATCAACCATACACCATGGTAATCCAGCAGGCATACATAATCCCTGAATTATATTAGCAATAGCATCTTCATTCTTAGCCACCACAATTGATTCTGCATAGTCTTGTTGCATGGATAGGTCAACTGCCGATTCCGCTGGATAATAGCGAGTATGTGTCTTCTCaacatatgttttaaagaagCAGCTTGTcgttgtatatctataattatcacCCAACTGaatctttgatttctttctcaagtagtAGAAGATCACATCTAAATGCTACAAGTGAAAGcagggtaaaatagtaaaaacgAATCAAAGAAATCAGTAGCTTTGACCTTAATTTTTTAGTAGATGTATGATATACAGCTATTATACATGACATGTTAGTTAAAGTTGAAGAAATTATAATGGAAAATATTGCATGTATGATATGTTACCATACAATGGTTAACATGTATAATATGTTATTatacatatgttttaatgtatgctATGTTATGCTATTGTTGAATATTAAGTATCAGCAAAAGAACTTATGATATGGATAATAGTTAGAATAAGTTACCTCATCCTTCCAGCATGTCTTGCGTTCGGACATcaagtaaaactaatttttttactGTGGGTATGCAACGACAAAGTCCAATTGTCTAAAACCTAACCCAGAAGCATTTACTCGATAGTGATTGTCCGTCTCTTTCCTGTAAAATAATCATTGATTACACATGACAGTAACCGTTTAGATTAAGATGGCAAAGTATTgttaggaaaaaatataatatcaaatttcTTACTTGGCAGAATGAGTTTTCAGCAATCCTACGGCAATCCACGGGGAGTAATCAATCATCAATTCGTTAGACAAATCTTGGTTGATGTTGTACCCATCAAAAGCATACTTCAGTTTCTCCTCTTTATCGATATCAACCGCATCCTTGGAGCCAGAACCATACTTTGAAATGTATGGTGATCTTAAAACCCTGGACTTCTTTCTTTCTCATTTGGcaggtgctttttttttttacgcTTGAAGCTCCCGAACCTGAGCATCAGGGAAGTCAGGTGGAATCTGACTGTCTGGAAGGTCCCAGTGTCTTTCGGTCATTTTATTTGAAGTACCAACATCCAATGACTTTGTAGTCAAAGGTGTTGACAGTCCAAATAAAATTGTATCTACAACTGATTGTATTGAACCAGTTATTGTCCCACCAACTTCATCCTACGTGAACATATACAGATTTGTAATGTATACATATAATATTTGAATGTGTAAATATAATAATGCTTACAACATTTATGCTAGAAATCATGACAGCATCAATATCAGGAAAAACTTGATATGCagtagagaaaaaaattaatacattcCAGTTGGTTCAAATTCACTGAAAAATTTGATATGCACTAGAGAATTAACATTAAGTCCCAATATGTACTTTTACAAGGTCGAACACATAGaatgatatttttgtgtaaaaaAAAAACGAAGtgttaagcaaaaaaaaaatacctgGACATCTGTCACATCAGTAGATTTCTGATTATTTAAATTCACTTCAGCAACATCTTCTTTAGCAGTTAGATTCACAtcctaaattaaataacaattatTGTGTATTAACATTTATTCAAAGTATAATGTAAAATTTTTTTATGAAGTTTAACACCCGTGATAAGAAATTTCTATATGTAATGGGTgcatttgaatatataaatatatcagtaGTAACAAACGATGTAATATTTGATGCACAAATGATTTTATGacaataaaaacataaatatgaatgatGTTAATCATGAACTACAACCTTTATGTTAATGAAAAAGTTTGTATGTTGGATGTATGACTGTTCTTGATATGTTCAATTGAATGTTATATGTACATTTAACTGTCCTAATATGAAGAATTTAGAAGAAACTACATGTGTATAGAAACTTATAGTAGTAATAAAACGATATTAGGGACATAAGAATACCGGCAAATCTTCTACATCTGAAATGTTCTTTTTTCCCAACTCTTCATAGCTACATTCTTCTTCATATGTAATAATCTCATCCTATTATTTATGTGTTAATTATCATTATCCAAGTTGCATGtagataaaaatttatatttattaagaCAACTATTAAACAATGTGCAAACTATTGAAAGCGTCTAGATCACTAAATTGTTAGTCATGTATGATGGATGTTTATACATTGACATAATTACATAACAGTTActgattgtatgatgttcatttatactttcataaatataaatcaaaccaatattAAACAATTGTTAGTTATGAATGAGGGTAAATTATAACTGTGTAAAGATATTATCTATGCTATATTAACAAATGTATAAGGTTAACTTATACATctgaaatttaatataatatgttAAACAGTTGTGATGGTTAGTTATTAAACAACAGTTAGTCATGTATGAGGGTTGTTTAAATGTATAAATATTGATACCTCTAAAGCTTGCAAATCAGAACagtcctcattttcaaaattatccTCACGACCTGCATCTTTATCGGCTGCATTCACATCCTAAATTAAATTACAAGTCACTTTAATTAACAGTTCTCATAAGATCATTTTCGGTAATTCTTGAATGATGTTGTTTAAGTAAGTGTAAATGACATTATTATTAAagaagaaattcataaataacatgttttttttaaaggaaaatgtAGAAAGTTTAATATATAACTGATCATTATACATTCAAGTTAATGTATGATGAATAGTTAAACTGCACAAGTTTAGTACGTAACAAGTATTCAGGATATAAATACCAATAATTGTTGCTCTTCAAGAAGGTTCTGCTTATTAGATTCTTCATCACGAGACACTTTCATATCGTTTAGTGATCctttatcataatcttcatgCTATTTTGAAAACAAACAACATTTATTTTTGATAAGGTAAGTATGGtgatttatagtaaaaaaaaaacataagtgAGAAAAAGTACCTGCATATCAGATTTATGTTGTCGCTCTTGTTTGTTGGATCCGTctttttgactttgttgttgttcatcaatTTTGTCCTCCTTTATAACAACAAAAATTTGAATGTATGAAGATTTCAGTAACGTTATgcaaaatataatgaaattaatttgttataCCTGTGATTGctgattttgttcatttttcaatGCTTTGACAACCTCAGCaggtatttttgatattagtgTAACCAGTTCGGCCATCGTTTCAGCAAACTTATCACGTAAAAAAAAGTTAGTAGAAACAAATCATGCTATTCTGATAAAATGTACAATGAAGAAACTAAACTCACACATTTATTGgtgtaattctttatttcatctcCATCTAAACTTGATTTAGAAGTCCATTCAGGCTGTGTggatgatgaaggaacagacttGTATTGGTGACTCTGCGGAGAAACACCAATTtctacatgatgatgatgatgatgatgttgaatttCAGACACACCAATTTCTCTCTTGTCTGCTGCATCCTTATGTGTTTCACGATACAAATCAGATCCATGATGTACTGCATGACCAGATCCAGATGTATCATTATCCATCACCGctttcttttcttgctcaaaCATGacagtctttcttttcttcaaaggtTGGTCAAGCGATACAGGCGATTCAAAACCAGTCTTTATGAGGATTTCCCGCGACGGTATAGTGCTGAAATCACCAAATTCTTCAGCAATGGTGCCAACACGCTGTTGAATTTCAACTGCTATCTTTTTCAACTTTCCAGAATCAGATGTAAAAAGCTAAGTTGTTGGATCACATATCTCCAAATCTTTTCAAAAGGACAAATCCAATCTCCTAACTTCATCGGTTGTAGGTTGTATATTCTTGTAAGAATACtggaaagaataataaaaaaataaaatatttgcacataaaTGAAACGAAGTTAATAAACAAAATAAGTACAAAGTTAAAGAATTACCTTGGTGAACATGCCAGACATAAAAGATTAATACTTAGGCCTTATACACTACACCGACTAGTTTAGTATTCTGGGAATAACGTTTCTCTGACAGACAATAGTTTTTTATTCTACTTTGGAGCAGCACTCAAACATCCAAACATTTAGAACTTGCGGCATTCCACCCAATGAATATAACTGCTTCACAGTGTTGAAATCCTGTTGCCAGGAACTCATTAACTTTTCAAATGTGACCTTCCCCCATGAAAAGTGAATGTACCGACCTTCCTCAACAATTTGAAAGTGCGCAACACTGATTGGTGCTTTCTTATGCTGAGAAAATATAAATGTATGAATAAAGAACAATATCTCCAGTTTCAGAGCATTTTCAGCGTTATCAAAGCTTTCATTCTGCACCCGTGTTATCAATTTTGAATGAGTTATTGCTCCTTTATTGTCAGAAAAATACCTCGACATCAACGCTGATTTAGATGATGAAGTatacatataatcatcaatattatCGGTACACTTCAGACCACTTATAATGGCAAATTCAAGCATTGTGAAAATGAGGATTTTCCCTTGTACCCAAACATGAAGCTCGTCTTTGTTATCctgctgaatttcaagcataaGTAGGCATTTTGAAATATGTCCTATCCAGTTGCACCGTGGAAAATCCAGAAATATGCCAAAAATCGTATTTAATGCTCTGAGTACATTCTCTCGAAAATATTCCTTTATCTCTTTCCTGAAAGCACAGTTACTTAAGCTCCCCATATGCAATGGGTGTGGTGGGACTTTATCAATTCGGTATTTCATGCCCAGGGAAAAAAATATAGCATAATTAGCTAATAGTTActgattgtatgatgttcatttaTACTTTCATAACATAAATTAGACCAACATAAAACAATTGTTAGTCATGTATGATGGGTAACTTATAACTGTATAAGGTCAAAATATACAATACACTAACACATGTATAATGTTTACTTATACatctgaaaaataatttaatcaataaAACATGTGTGATGGTTACTTATCAAAGAACAGTTAGTCATGTATGAGGGTTATTTATACATTGACAATTAAATTGTTAGTCATGTATAAGGGTTAATTATACATTGACAATTAAACAGTTAGTCATGTATGAGGGTTATTTATACATTGACATAATTAGCTAACAGTTActgattgtatgatgttcatttaTACTTTCATAACATAAGTCAAACCAACATTAAACAATTATTAGTCATGTATGAGgtttatttatacattaaaaattaaactgtTTAAATGTATAAAAATTTCAGTCTAATATATACACTATAGTCATAAATGTACGATTTTATCTTATACATCTAAcatttaataaattataacagaccaaaacataaacagaaaatacatttataaaaaatttcagtTCAACATATACACTACATGTATGATGGTTATGTATACATCTAACAAATTATGACAGaccaaaatataaacataaaatacacATGTATGAGTAACTTAtacatttcaaaaaataatatcagcTTTATTAGAATGTATAAGCTTTACAATAATATTTCAGAGCAACTATATTATACATTCCTTTGATGAAACACTAATGTATGGTGTAGTATTATACATGTCTCAAATTACACATACAGTTATAGTAAATACCTTCGGTGGACGTGGTCGGCCAGAATCATCAAATTTTGTTTTACTTGCTTTTCAAGTAGACTTCTTTGATTTAGAAGCAGCCTTATCcatcaatttcttcattgtaacGGGGTCGTTTCTGTGCTTTGATTGATTCTCTGCCCAATCAGGATCCTGTTCATCAAATGTAGCAAGAACAAATCCAAGTGGAATATCTTGTACAGTTGCATCTAACTGAGTAATTCCTAAACTAAAACTTGGAGGATTATCCATTACCAAATAACACTATTTTAAGTTAATAGTATTGaaaattgaactaaaaataagaaaatctcaGATCTAACTTGTACCATATGAAAAATAACGAAAAGACGAACTACTTAACTTGAATAAGCTTGAACAATACTATAATTTGAACatgcaaaaaaacaaaaaacggAAAACCCCTGATTTGAAAAAGTtgaacaagaaaaaattaaaaaaaattaatgaagtacgATATTAAAAACAATTAACTGTTGAATAACTTATAATTTGATAACCACAAGTAGATTTTACTTCAAGTACGCCGTAAAAAGAGGGGTTTCAAAAATGGAGTAAATAACGGCTTGATAATGGGAGCATAAGGGAGTAAAAGACGGAAGGATGAAACCGGTTGTTACATGTATAATGTTGATGAGAGAGAAAATACCCAATaaaggaatttttgtaattattatgagatttgtgtaattaCTTTACCAATTGgagattttttataattatttaacttaaatttgtgtatatatgtaattcttagtttttaaaatatattaatgacTCGATCcgtaacataaataaataaaaatacatttagACACATTAGAGTAATAAAAATACTTGAATTATGTTTCTAACATAGTAATGCATGCAATGCAGAAGTTGGTAAaatcttcttccttttgtttggttttctttggtattgatttttcatattaagGTTTATCTGATGTGCATTTGCATTGCATACAATTCATTAATATTGGAGATCTTATATCTCGATCA
Coding sequences within:
- the LOC124885684 gene encoding uncharacterized protein LOC124885684, whose product is MIRDFEFCRPVVVVDGAHLSGPYEGTFVSASTLDGAGCILPLAYGVVDSENDNALICFFQKFREEFGERDNMCVVSDRNESIIKGVSIVYPNVLHLACIWHLWKNVAKVDQRVKEYLEEDGYEKWARCHSPVNRGRMMTSNIAECINGCLVEARKLPILGFLEEVRILFAAWNCKNNEIASYTNTTLGRRFEEILTHNGVKALRMMVKPAGSYLYCVYDSGRRPQTIVKTYKLPIILMPDKKDWNVPCFVDDEEVLPSKYRRPPGRPKKGRHIEDLLKGQKKEDI
- the LOC124885685 gene encoding uncharacterized protein LOC124885685 is translated as MGSLSNCAFRKEIKEYFRENVLRALNTIFGIFLDFPRCNWIGHISKCLLMLEIQQDNKDELHVWVQGKILIFTMLEFAIISGLKCTDNIDDYMYTSSSKSALMSRYFSDNKGAITHSKLITRVQNESFDNAENALKLEILFFIHTFIFSQHKKAPISVAHFQIVEEGRYIHFSWGKVTFEKLMSSWQQDFNTVKQLYSLGGMPQVLNVWMFECCSKLKKIAVEIQQRVGTIAEEFGDFSTIPSREILIKTGFESPVSLDQPLKKRKTVMFEQEKKAVMDNDTSGSGHAVHHGSDLYRETHKDAADKREIGVSEIQHHHHHHHVEIGVSPQSHQYKSVPSSSTQPEWTSKSSLDGDEIKNYTNKCFAETMAELVTLISKIPAEVVKALKNEQNQQSQEDKIDEQQQSQKDGSNKQERQHKSDMQHEDYDKGSLNDMKVSRDEESNKQNLLEEQQLLDVNAADKDAGREDNFENEDCSDLQALEDVNLTAKEDVAEVNLNNQKSTDVTDVQDEVGGTITGSIQSVVDTILFGLSTPLTTKSLDVGTSNKMTERHWDLPDSQIPPDFPDAQYGSGSKDAVDIDKEEKLKYAFDGYNINQDLSNELMIDYSPWIAVGLLKTHSAKKETDNHYRVNASGLGFRQLDFHLDVIFYYLRKKSKIQLGDNYRYTTTSCFFKTYVEKTHTRYYPAESAVDLSMQQDYAESIVVAKNEDAIANIIQGLCMPAGLPWCMVDKKERLIRVYDSLSSKRKKEPPIEIQKLAVMLPTYLSDNDFYDKTERTNWPSLEAYKGKITQQTGLINEIPFDIDYVQNIPQKTSDSLDCGVFVCAYAKILSEGLQVHSCEFDSACQRARYAFLLWHYGVEKENEGYTSDNGDPPRPRKSVIKEIEANAIVTLE